A genomic region of Tsukamurella pulmonis contains the following coding sequences:
- the leuD gene encoding 3-isopropylmalate dehydratase small subunit yields the protein MEAIVTHTGIGVPLRRTNVDTDQIIPAVYLKRVTRTGFEDGLFSAWRADPDFILNTAPYDKGSVLVAGPDFGTGSSREHAVWALMDYGFRVVISSRFADIFRGNSGKAGLVAALVEQENVELLWKALENEPGLEITVDLEDRTVTAGDLVVPFTIDDSVRHRLMAGLDDIGITLQQSDVIADFESRRPAYKPVTL from the coding sequence ATGGAAGCCATCGTCACCCACACCGGTATCGGCGTGCCGCTGCGGCGCACCAACGTCGACACCGATCAGATCATCCCCGCCGTCTACCTCAAGCGCGTGACCCGCACCGGATTCGAGGACGGGCTGTTCTCGGCCTGGCGCGCCGATCCGGACTTCATCCTCAACACCGCGCCCTACGACAAGGGTTCCGTCCTCGTCGCCGGACCGGATTTCGGCACGGGCAGCTCGCGCGAGCACGCCGTGTGGGCACTCATGGACTACGGCTTCCGGGTGGTCATCTCGTCGCGCTTCGCCGACATCTTCCGGGGCAATTCGGGCAAGGCGGGCCTCGTCGCGGCGCTCGTCGAGCAGGAGAACGTCGAACTGCTCTGGAAGGCGCTCGAGAACGAGCCCGGCCTCGAGATCACCGTCGACCTCGAGGACCGGACGGTGACGGCCGGGGACTTGGTAGTTCCCTTCACGATCGACGACTCGGTCCGACACCGCCTGATGGCGGGTCTGGACGACATCGGCATCACGCTGCAGCAGTCGGACGTCATCGCGGATTTTGAAAGCCGCAGGCCCGCATACAAACCCGTGACTCTCTAG
- a CDS encoding NAD(P)H-dependent glycerol-3-phosphate dehydrogenase, translated as MVDVAVMGAGSFGTAMAKVFADATRPEPHRVRMWCRRQEVADQINTSRINAQYLPEGVLPENLSATHDPAEAMRGAGLVVLAVPSQSLRANLRDWGHLIPPDVTVVNLAKGIEIGTLDRMSEVVVDAAGIDRDRLAVLTGPNFAKEIAKGQPTLAVVASDNPDRASLAQYLVRTDYFRPYTSDDVVGCEIGGATKNVIALVCGIASGINLGENSRAAIITRGLAETLRLGTALGAQPLTLAGLAGVGDLVATCSSPQSRNFSFGARLGQGMTVDQAQAAAHGQVAEGAKSCISIADLARRVGVEMPLTEAVRAVCYDGVPVFRAMDDLLNRDVGGEWRPHDVE; from the coding sequence ATGGTCGACGTTGCGGTGATGGGGGCGGGGTCGTTCGGTACCGCGATGGCGAAGGTCTTCGCGGACGCCACTCGCCCGGAGCCGCACCGCGTGCGGATGTGGTGCCGCCGGCAGGAGGTCGCCGACCAGATCAACACGAGCCGGATCAACGCGCAGTACCTCCCGGAAGGAGTGCTGCCCGAGAACCTCTCCGCGACACACGATCCGGCGGAGGCCATGCGCGGCGCCGGACTCGTCGTCCTGGCCGTCCCGTCGCAGTCGTTGCGCGCCAACCTGCGCGACTGGGGGCACCTCATCCCGCCCGACGTCACCGTCGTGAATCTGGCGAAGGGCATCGAGATCGGCACCCTGGACCGGATGAGCGAGGTCGTCGTCGACGCCGCCGGCATCGACCGGGACCGGCTCGCCGTGCTCACCGGCCCGAACTTCGCCAAGGAGATCGCCAAGGGGCAGCCCACACTCGCCGTGGTCGCGTCCGACAACCCCGACCGCGCCTCCCTCGCCCAGTACCTGGTGCGCACCGACTACTTCCGGCCGTACACCAGTGACGACGTCGTCGGCTGCGAGATCGGCGGCGCCACCAAGAACGTCATCGCGCTGGTCTGCGGCATCGCCTCCGGGATCAACCTGGGGGAGAACTCGCGGGCCGCGATCATCACCCGCGGCCTCGCCGAGACCCTGCGGCTGGGCACCGCGCTCGGCGCCCAGCCGCTCACGCTCGCCGGCCTCGCCGGGGTGGGCGATCTCGTCGCCACCTGCAGCTCGCCGCAGTCGCGCAACTTCAGCTTCGGCGCCCGACTGGGGCAGGGCATGACCGTCGACCAGGCGCAGGCCGCCGCGCACGGGCAGGTCGCCGAGGGCGCGAAGTCGTGCATCTCCATCGCCGACCTGGCGCGCCGCGTCGGTGTCGAGATGCCGCTCACCGAGGCGGTGCGCGCCGTCTGTTACGACGGGGTGCCCGTCTTCCGCGCGATGGACGACCTGCTCAACCGCGACGTCGGCGGCGAGTGGCGCCCGCACGACGTCGAATAG
- a CDS encoding RNA degradosome polyphosphate kinase has product MTTEPDAPSADPTPAPGTAVADTVGPPTGRPTAIPTAPPAAPAEVTSDLPADRYLNRELSWLDFNARVLAMAEDASLPLLERAKFLAIFASNLDEFFMVRVAGLKRRDQMGLSVRSADGLSPREQLRMISQRTQELSHKHALVFSDAVRPQLAAQGISVVSWADLSPSEREDLTAYFHTQVFPVLTPLAVDPAHPFPYISGLSLNLAVAVVDSTTGGEHFARVKVPDNVARMVSVRSERMDHAVLPLEDLISAHLDVLFPGMTVSEHHVFRITRNADFEVEEDRDEDLLQALERELARRRFGSPVRLEVAQDMSEHMLELLLREMDVDPADVITVPGLLDLNCMFELYGVDRPDLKEKPFVPVTHPAFGERETPKSVFSTLREGDVLVHHPYDSFSTSVQRFIEQAAADPHVLAIKQTLYRTSGDSPIVDALIDAAEAGKQVVALVEIKARFDEQANIKWARKLEQAGVHVVYGLVGLKTHCKTCLVVRREGSTIRRYCHIGTGNYNPKTARLYEDVGLFTADPDLGADLTDLFNRLTGYSRKEEYRNLMVAPHGIRSGIIERIDEEIELHRAGKPAGVQLKANAVVDEQIIDALYRASQAGVPVEVVVRGICALRPGMPGVSENVTVRSILGQFLEHSRILHFRGADEYWIGSADMMHRNLDRRVEVMAQVKDPRLTRQLGEMFDSALDPATRCWVLDADGNWNASPVSGEKVRDHQRELMRAHRASQR; this is encoded by the coding sequence GTGACGACCGAGCCTGACGCCCCCTCCGCCGATCCGACGCCCGCACCCGGTACCGCGGTCGCCGACACCGTCGGCCCGCCCACGGGCCGGCCGACGGCGATCCCGACGGCCCCGCCCGCGGCTCCGGCCGAAGTGACCAGTGACCTCCCCGCCGATCGGTACCTCAACCGGGAACTGAGCTGGCTCGATTTCAACGCGCGCGTGCTGGCGATGGCCGAGGACGCGTCGCTGCCGCTTCTCGAGCGCGCGAAGTTCCTGGCGATCTTCGCCTCCAACCTCGACGAGTTCTTCATGGTGCGGGTCGCGGGACTCAAGCGGCGCGACCAGATGGGCCTCTCCGTGCGCTCGGCCGACGGCCTGTCGCCGCGCGAGCAGCTGCGCATGATCTCCCAGCGGACGCAGGAGCTCTCGCACAAGCACGCGCTGGTCTTCAGTGATGCGGTGCGGCCTCAGTTGGCGGCACAGGGCATCTCGGTGGTCAGCTGGGCCGATCTGTCCCCGTCGGAGCGCGAGGACCTCACGGCCTACTTCCACACCCAGGTCTTCCCCGTGCTGACGCCGCTCGCCGTCGATCCGGCGCACCCGTTCCCGTACATCTCCGGCCTGTCGCTCAACCTGGCGGTCGCGGTGGTCGACAGCACCACGGGCGGCGAGCATTTCGCCCGCGTGAAGGTGCCGGACAACGTGGCCCGCATGGTGTCGGTGCGCAGCGAGCGCATGGACCACGCGGTGCTCCCGCTCGAGGACCTGATCTCGGCCCACCTCGATGTGCTGTTCCCGGGCATGACGGTCTCCGAGCACCACGTCTTCCGGATCACGCGCAACGCCGATTTCGAGGTCGAGGAGGATCGCGACGAGGACCTGCTGCAGGCGCTCGAGCGTGAGCTCGCGCGCCGGCGCTTCGGCTCGCCGGTCCGGCTCGAGGTGGCCCAGGACATGTCCGAGCACATGCTCGAACTGCTGCTGCGCGAGATGGACGTCGACCCGGCGGACGTCATCACCGTTCCCGGCCTGCTCGACCTGAACTGCATGTTCGAGCTCTACGGCGTGGACCGGCCGGACCTCAAGGAGAAGCCCTTCGTCCCCGTCACCCACCCCGCGTTCGGCGAGCGGGAGACGCCCAAGAGCGTGTTCTCCACGCTCCGCGAAGGCGATGTGCTGGTGCACCACCCGTACGACTCGTTCTCCACCAGCGTGCAGCGGTTCATCGAGCAGGCCGCCGCCGATCCCCACGTACTGGCGATCAAGCAGACGCTCTACCGCACCTCCGGTGATTCGCCGATCGTGGACGCGCTGATCGACGCCGCCGAGGCGGGCAAGCAGGTCGTGGCGCTGGTCGAGATCAAGGCGCGCTTCGACGAACAGGCGAACATCAAGTGGGCGCGCAAGCTCGAGCAGGCCGGCGTGCACGTCGTCTACGGCCTGGTCGGCCTGAAGACGCACTGCAAGACCTGTCTGGTGGTGCGGCGTGAGGGTTCGACGATCCGCCGCTACTGCCACATCGGCACGGGCAACTACAACCCGAAGACAGCGCGGCTGTACGAGGACGTCGGCCTGTTCACCGCCGACCCCGACCTGGGCGCCGACCTGACGGATCTGTTCAACCGGCTCACCGGCTACTCCCGCAAGGAGGAGTACCGCAACCTGATGGTCGCGCCGCACGGGATCCGGTCGGGCATCATCGAGCGGATCGACGAGGAGATCGAGCTGCACCGCGCGGGTAAGCCTGCGGGCGTGCAGCTCAAGGCGAACGCCGTGGTGGACGAGCAGATCATCGACGCTCTCTACCGCGCCAGCCAGGCCGGAGTGCCGGTGGAGGTCGTCGTCCGCGGGATCTGCGCGCTGCGACCGGGCATGCCGGGGGTGAGCGAGAACGTCACGGTCCGCTCGATTCTCGGGCAGTTCCTCGAGCACTCCCGGATCCTGCACTTCCGCGGAGCGGACGAGTACTGGATCGGCAGCGCCGACATGATGCACCGCAACCTGGACCGTCGCGTCGAGGTGATGGCCCAGGTCAAGGATCCGCGGCTGACCCGTCAACTGGGCGAGATGTTCGACTCCGCACTCGATCCCGCCACCCGGTGCTGGGTGCTCGACGCGGACGGCAACTGGAACGCCTCCCCCGTCTCCGGCGAGAAGGTCCGGGACCACCAGCGGGAACTGATGCGCGCGCACCGCGCGAGCCAGCGGTGA
- a CDS encoding HU family DNA-binding protein, which yields MNKAELIEALTEKLGTDRRTAGAAVEAIVDTIVRAVHSGESVTITGFGVFEQRKRAARVARNPRTGETVKVKPTSVPAFRPGAQFKAVISGSAKLPSSGPAVRRSSATAAPAKKTAAKKAPAKAAKATATKTAAKKAPAKATKAAPAKKAATKAPAKKAATKAPAKKAATKATPAKKAATKAPAKKAATKAPAKKAATKATPAKKAATKAPAKKAATKAPAKKAPAKKAPAKKAPAKKATKK from the coding sequence ATGAACAAGGCAGAACTGATCGAGGCGCTCACCGAGAAGCTGGGCACCGACCGCCGGACCGCCGGCGCCGCCGTCGAGGCGATCGTGGACACGATCGTCCGTGCCGTCCACTCCGGTGAGTCCGTCACCATCACGGGCTTCGGTGTCTTCGAGCAGCGCAAGCGCGCCGCCCGCGTCGCCCGCAACCCCCGCACCGGTGAGACCGTCAAGGTCAAGCCCACCTCCGTCCCCGCGTTCCGCCCCGGTGCGCAGTTCAAGGCCGTGATCTCCGGTTCGGCCAAGCTGCCCTCCTCCGGCCCCGCCGTGCGCCGCAGCTCGGCCACCGCCGCGCCCGCGAAGAAGACGGCCGCCAAGAAGGCTCCGGCCAAGGCCGCCAAGGCGACCGCGACCAAGACCGCCGCGAAGAAGGCTCCGGCCAAGGCCACGAAGGCCGCACCCGCCAAGAAGGCCGCCACCAAGGCGCCTGCGAAGAAGGCCGCGACCAAGGCGCCTGCGAAGAAGGCCGCCACCAAGGCCACTCCGGCCAAGAAGGCCGCGACCAAGGCGCCTGCGAAGAAGGCCGCGACCAAGGCGCCTGCGAAGAAGGCCGCCACCAAGGCCACTCCGGCCAAGAAGGCCGCGACCAAGGCGCCTGCGAAGAAGGCCGCCACTAAGGCGCCCGCCAAGAAGGCTCCCGCCAAGAAGGCTCCCGCCAAGAAGGCTCCCGCCAAGAAGGCCACGAAGAAGTAA
- a CDS encoding D-alanine--D-alanine ligase family protein — MTERIRVAVVFGGRSSEHAVSCVSAGSILAHLDPERYQVIPVGITQAGAWVLSEGDATALRFADRALPSVADAPTDLALLPGAELVSVHADSAGELLGTVDVVFPVLHGPYGEDGTLQGLLEMVGVPYVGAGVLASAAGMDKEFAKKLLAADGLPVGDFHVLRQRETEVPPEVLHRLGLPLFVKPARGGSSIGITRVTDLTELPAAIAEARRWDPKVIIEAAVIGREVEIGVLERPDGTVAASAIAEIEMAADAEHSFYDFETKYLDDRARYTVPANLTEAEAAVIGDLAVRAFHAFDCQGLARVDFFQTPDGPVINEVNTMPGFTSTSMYPRMWAESGVDYAELLTLLIDTALARGTGLR; from the coding sequence GTGACGGAGCGAATCAGGGTGGCAGTGGTCTTCGGCGGGCGCAGCAGCGAGCATGCGGTCTCGTGCGTATCGGCGGGGAGCATCCTCGCCCATCTCGATCCGGAGCGCTACCAGGTCATCCCCGTGGGGATCACGCAGGCGGGCGCATGGGTGCTCTCCGAGGGCGACGCGACGGCGTTGCGGTTCGCCGATCGCGCGCTCCCGAGCGTGGCGGACGCACCCACGGATCTCGCGCTGTTGCCCGGCGCGGAGCTCGTCTCGGTGCACGCCGACAGCGCGGGTGAGCTCCTGGGCACCGTCGACGTGGTCTTCCCGGTCCTGCACGGGCCGTACGGCGAGGACGGCACCCTGCAGGGCCTGCTGGAGATGGTCGGCGTGCCGTACGTGGGCGCCGGCGTCCTCGCCTCCGCTGCCGGCATGGACAAGGAGTTCGCGAAGAAGCTGCTCGCCGCCGACGGCCTGCCCGTGGGCGATTTCCACGTGCTGCGCCAGCGCGAGACGGAGGTTCCGCCGGAGGTGCTGCACCGCCTGGGGCTGCCGCTGTTCGTCAAGCCCGCCCGCGGCGGATCGTCGATCGGCATCACCCGCGTCACCGACCTGACCGAGCTGCCCGCCGCGATCGCCGAGGCTCGCAGATGGGATCCGAAGGTGATCATCGAGGCGGCCGTGATCGGCCGCGAGGTCGAGATCGGCGTGCTCGAGCGGCCCGACGGCACCGTGGCCGCGTCGGCGATCGCCGAGATCGAGATGGCCGCCGACGCCGAGCACTCCTTCTACGACTTCGAGACCAAGTACCTCGACGACCGGGCGCGCTACACCGTGCCCGCGAACCTCACCGAGGCCGAGGCGGCCGTGATCGGTGACCTCGCGGTGCGTGCCTTCCACGCCTTCGACTGCCAGGGCCTGGCCCGCGTGGACTTCTTCCAGACCCCCGACGGCCCGGTGATCAACGAGGTCAACACCATGCCCGGGTTCACCTCCACCTCGATGTACCCGCGGATGTGGGCGGAGTCCGGCGTGGACTACGCGGAGCTGCTCACCCTGCTCATCGACACCGCCCTGGCGCGCGGCACCGGCCTGCGCTGA
- the cofC gene encoding 2-phospho-L-lactate guanylyltransferase, with amino-acid sequence MRSPHGVDAPPEVAVVTAVKSLDAAKSRFAAPGDGLRGAVPGLVLAMLLDTLAAAAAAPGVVGIHVVSPDPAVRAAAESAGARTVDEPDPGGLNAALEAGAAAARAAHGPGVAVLALQADLPGVTPGELADFLAATAGRRGFVPDHAGTGTAALYAPGGTGLRAAFGPDSAAAHGVTGAVRHAGAWPGLRTDVDTPRDLAAAGRLGEHTAAALAAADRAVASKPRARYARMER; translated from the coding sequence ATGAGGTCACCGCACGGGGTCGACGCACCCCCCGAGGTCGCGGTGGTGACCGCGGTGAAGTCGCTCGATGCGGCCAAGTCGCGCTTCGCCGCCCCCGGTGACGGGCTGCGCGGGGCCGTCCCCGGACTGGTGCTGGCGATGCTGCTCGACACGCTCGCCGCAGCCGCGGCGGCCCCGGGTGTCGTCGGGATCCACGTGGTCTCCCCGGACCCCGCGGTGCGCGCGGCGGCCGAATCGGCCGGCGCCCGCACCGTCGACGAACCCGACCCGGGCGGCCTCAACGCCGCGCTCGAGGCCGGCGCCGCCGCGGCGCGGGCGGCGCACGGCCCGGGTGTCGCGGTGCTGGCGCTGCAGGCGGATCTGCCCGGGGTCACGCCCGGCGAGCTCGCGGACTTCCTCGCGGCGACGGCGGGCCGACGGGGCTTCGTGCCGGACCACGCCGGGACGGGGACCGCCGCGCTCTACGCGCCCGGGGGCACCGGCCTGCGGGCCGCCTTCGGACCGGATTCCGCGGCGGCGCACGGCGTGACCGGCGCCGTGCGGCACGCCGGTGCGTGGCCCGGCCTGCGCACCGACGTGGACACGCCCCGCGACCTCGCCGCTGCCGGACGGCTGGGCGAGCACACCGCCGCCGCACTCGCGGCCGCCGATCGGGCCGTCGCGTCGAAACCGCGCGCCCGATACGCCAGAATGGAACGGTGA
- the leuC gene encoding 3-isopropylmalate dehydratase large subunit — MQPRTMAEKVWDQHVVVRGEGEGASREPDLIYIDLHLVHEVTSPQAFDGLRLAGRPVRRPDLTIATEDHNVPTDTLVQPIADEVSRLQVETLRRNCAEFGVRLHSMGDGEQGIVHVMGPQLGLTQPGMTVVCGDSHTSTHGAFGAIAMGIGTSEVEHVLATQTLALKPFKTMAINVSGELQPGVTSKDLILAIIAKIGTGGGQGYVLEYRGSAIEKLSMEARMTICNMSIEAGARAGLIAPDRITYDYIEGREHAPKGADWDAAIEAWDALRTDEGAVFDAEVDIDGSALTPFVTWGTNPGQGAPLSASVPDPESFGSDGEKETAAKALQYMGLEAGTPLRDIAVDAVFVGSCTNGRIEDLRAVAEILRGRKVADGVRMLVVPGSMRVRAQAEEEGLGQVFLDAGAEWRQAGCSMCLGMNPDQLAAGERSASTSNRNFEGRQGKGSRTHLVSPAVAAATAVRGTLSAPADLAPVAGA, encoded by the coding sequence ATGCAGCCGCGCACAATGGCCGAGAAGGTCTGGGACCAGCACGTCGTCGTCCGGGGGGAGGGCGAGGGCGCCTCGCGCGAGCCCGACCTCATCTACATCGACCTGCACCTCGTGCACGAGGTCACCAGTCCGCAGGCCTTCGACGGGCTGCGTCTGGCGGGCCGGCCGGTGCGCCGCCCCGACCTGACCATCGCCACCGAGGACCACAACGTGCCCACGGACACGCTGGTCCAGCCCATCGCCGACGAGGTCTCCCGGCTCCAGGTGGAGACGCTGCGCCGCAACTGCGCCGAGTTCGGGGTGCGCCTGCACTCGATGGGCGACGGCGAGCAGGGCATCGTCCACGTGATGGGACCGCAGCTCGGGCTCACCCAGCCCGGCATGACGGTCGTGTGCGGCGACAGTCACACCTCGACGCACGGCGCCTTCGGCGCGATCGCCATGGGTATCGGCACCTCCGAGGTCGAGCACGTGCTGGCGACGCAGACGCTGGCGCTCAAGCCCTTCAAGACCATGGCCATCAACGTCTCCGGCGAGTTGCAGCCCGGCGTCACCTCCAAGGACCTGATCCTGGCGATCATCGCCAAGATCGGCACCGGCGGCGGCCAGGGCTACGTCCTCGAGTACCGCGGCAGCGCCATCGAGAAGCTCTCGATGGAGGCGCGGATGACCATCTGCAACATGTCGATCGAGGCCGGCGCCCGCGCGGGGCTGATCGCGCCCGACCGGATCACCTACGACTACATCGAGGGTCGCGAGCACGCGCCCAAGGGTGCCGACTGGGATGCCGCGATCGAGGCGTGGGACGCCCTGCGCACCGACGAGGGGGCCGTTTTCGACGCCGAGGTCGACATCGACGGCAGCGCGCTGACCCCGTTCGTCACCTGGGGGACGAATCCGGGCCAGGGTGCGCCGCTGAGCGCGTCGGTGCCCGATCCCGAGTCGTTCGGCTCCGACGGCGAGAAGGAGACCGCCGCGAAGGCCCTGCAGTACATGGGCCTCGAGGCGGGCACTCCGCTGCGCGACATCGCCGTCGACGCCGTGTTCGTCGGCTCGTGCACCAACGGCCGGATCGAGGACCTGCGCGCCGTCGCCGAGATCCTCCGGGGCCGCAAGGTGGCCGACGGGGTGCGCATGCTCGTCGTTCCCGGATCGATGCGGGTGCGCGCGCAGGCCGAGGAGGAGGGCCTCGGGCAGGTCTTCCTCGACGCGGGCGCCGAGTGGCGCCAGGCCGGATGCTCGATGTGCCTGGGCATGAACCCCGATCAGCTTGCCGCCGGTGAGCGTTCCGCGTCCACGTCGAACCGCAACTTCGAGGGGCGGCAGGGCAAGGGCAGTCGCACGCACCTGGTCTCCCCGGCGGTGGCCGCCGCCACGGCCGTGCGCGGCACGCTCTCCGCCCCCGCCGATCTGGCCCCCGTCGCCGGCGCGTAG
- a CDS encoding NUDIX hydrolase, which produces MSGGGEGAVVRASGGVLWRPGAEGPEVAVVHRPRYDDWSLPKGHVEPDEHPVVAGLREVVEETGFSARFVRSVSQVSYDVPRRRRHGPGGDTVRKRVGYWSALAGPGAFAPNEETDELRWLPVRDATALLTYPIDKKVLRAFGEQPRSTATMLIVRHAKAGRKQGYQGDDLARPLDRNGRAQAEALVDLLSAFGPGRLLSAPPVRCTQTLEPLAAETGLPLLEEPTVSETAYARDPAAAHRRIREIARSGEESGTVPVVCSQGGVIPDLTAWWAGADDVRLPAARNRKASVWVLTTAGGRLLTMDHIDSPLPLEH; this is translated from the coding sequence GTGAGCGGCGGGGGCGAGGGCGCGGTCGTCCGCGCCTCCGGGGGCGTGCTCTGGCGGCCCGGCGCGGAAGGCCCCGAGGTGGCCGTGGTGCACCGTCCCCGCTACGACGACTGGTCGTTGCCGAAAGGGCACGTCGAGCCCGACGAGCACCCCGTCGTCGCCGGACTGCGGGAGGTGGTCGAGGAGACCGGTTTCTCCGCCCGGTTCGTGCGGTCCGTGAGTCAGGTGTCCTACGACGTCCCCCGGCGCCGGCGCCACGGGCCCGGCGGCGACACCGTCCGCAAGCGCGTCGGGTACTGGTCGGCGCTGGCCGGTCCGGGCGCGTTCGCGCCCAACGAGGAGACCGACGAGCTGCGGTGGCTCCCGGTGCGGGACGCCACGGCGCTGCTGACCTATCCCATCGACAAGAAGGTCCTGCGCGCCTTCGGGGAACAGCCGCGGTCCACGGCGACGATGCTGATCGTCCGGCACGCCAAGGCCGGTCGCAAGCAGGGCTACCAGGGCGACGATCTGGCGCGACCGCTGGACCGCAACGGTCGCGCCCAGGCGGAGGCCCTCGTCGACCTGCTGAGCGCCTTCGGGCCCGGTCGCCTCCTGTCGGCCCCACCGGTGCGCTGCACGCAGACGCTGGAGCCGCTGGCGGCCGAGACGGGCCTGCCCCTGCTGGAGGAGCCGACCGTCTCGGAGACGGCCTACGCGCGCGACCCGGCGGCCGCGCACCGGCGGATCCGGGAGATCGCCCGCAGCGGCGAGGAATCGGGCACGGTGCCCGTGGTGTGCAGTCAGGGCGGCGTGATCCCGGACCTGACCGCCTGGTGGGCCGGCGCGGACGACGTGCGCCTCCCCGCGGCACGCAACCGCAAGGCGAGCGTGTGGGTGCTCACCACTGCGGGCGGCCGGCTCCTGACGATGGACCACATCGACAGCCCGCTGCCCCTGGAGCACTGA
- a CDS encoding IclR family transcriptional regulator has protein sequence MGKDTALPDAPESLTPVSGIGVLDKSVAVLRAAAAEPASLADLCGRTGLPRATAHRLAVGLELHGLLTRDGDGLWRPGSALRELAASTADALVDTAAMVLPRLREITGESVQLYRREGDHRICVAAAEPPSGLRDTVPVGSRLPMTAGSGAKVLAAWADTRADSFFTDRALSEVRKRGWAQSAGERESGVASVSAPVRNPRGEVIAAISVSGPIDRMGRRPGARWAADLLQAAEALQRRI, from the coding sequence ATGGGAAAGGATACCGCACTGCCGGACGCCCCCGAAAGCCTCACCCCGGTGAGCGGAATCGGCGTGCTCGACAAGTCCGTCGCCGTGCTGCGCGCGGCCGCGGCGGAGCCCGCGAGCCTGGCCGACCTGTGCGGCCGCACCGGCCTGCCGCGCGCCACGGCGCACCGGCTTGCCGTCGGGCTCGAACTGCACGGACTGCTCACCCGCGACGGCGACGGGCTGTGGCGCCCCGGTTCGGCGCTGCGCGAACTCGCGGCCAGCACCGCGGACGCGCTCGTGGACACCGCCGCGATGGTGCTGCCCCGGCTCCGCGAGATCACGGGCGAATCGGTCCAGCTCTACCGCCGCGAGGGCGATCACCGCATCTGCGTCGCGGCGGCCGAGCCCCCGTCCGGACTCCGGGACACCGTACCGGTGGGCTCGCGCCTGCCGATGACCGCCGGATCCGGGGCCAAGGTGCTGGCGGCGTGGGCCGACACCCGGGCGGACTCCTTCTTCACCGACCGCGCCCTCTCCGAGGTCCGCAAGCGCGGATGGGCGCAGAGCGCCGGCGAACGCGAATCCGGCGTCGCCAGCGTCTCGGCGCCCGTGCGCAATCCGCGCGGCGAGGTGATCGCCGCGATCTCCGTCTCCGGTCCGATCGATCGCATGGGCCGGCGCCCCGGCGCCCGCTGGGCGGCGGACCTGTTGCAGGCGGCCGAGGCGCTGCAGCGACGGATCTGA
- a CDS encoding DUF3515 domain-containing protein, with product MSDADDKTTAGPDGPPAKERRSPAFLATAVALPVAVAVCFIAFLVLAQQKQGDARNAAEAGHLKSIAAPASGEAACATVLGALPADLDGYRRTDDSEPGGFARWSSEKAGAVEVRCGTERPAELTATAKLQIINGVQWLQATPAGAPAADGGSYWTAVDHRPYVTVWVPDGAGTSAVQATSDAIREHLQAASLDLGR from the coding sequence GTGAGCGATGCAGACGACAAGACCACCGCGGGCCCCGACGGTCCGCCCGCCAAGGAGCGCCGCAGCCCGGCGTTCCTCGCCACGGCCGTGGCGCTGCCCGTCGCGGTGGCGGTCTGCTTCATCGCCTTCCTCGTCCTGGCCCAGCAGAAGCAGGGCGACGCGCGCAACGCGGCGGAGGCCGGCCATCTGAAATCCATCGCGGCGCCCGCCTCCGGCGAGGCCGCGTGCGCCACCGTGCTCGGCGCACTGCCGGCCGACCTGGACGGCTACCGTCGCACCGACGACTCCGAGCCCGGCGGCTTCGCGCGCTGGAGTTCGGAGAAGGCGGGAGCCGTCGAAGTGCGCTGCGGCACCGAGCGTCCGGCCGAGCTGACCGCGACGGCGAAGCTGCAGATCATCAACGGCGTGCAGTGGCTGCAGGCCACCCCAGCCGGCGCGCCCGCCGCCGACGGCGGGAGCTACTGGACGGCCGTCGACCACCGCCCGTACGTCACCGTCTGGGTGCCCGACGGTGCCGGCACCTCGGCGGTGCAGGCGACCTCGGACGCGATCCGCGAGCACCTGCAGGCTGCCTCGCTCGATCTGGGCCGCTGA